A single Primulina eburnea isolate SZY01 chromosome 11, ASM2296580v1, whole genome shotgun sequence DNA region contains:
- the LOC140805941 gene encoding phosphoinositide phosphatase SAC7-like translates to MMEKADPAQKLYNRMRLWEFPDQYVIEPTDGSSASFLAISCFDGSMNLIDEIPQCSSLRVPQIRTIFGVIGMLKLVAGSYLFVITERECVGSYLGYPIFKINSMKVLPCDSSLKNSPEEQKKMESEFLHLLKVAEGTNGLYFSYDVNITLSSQRLHDLGDESKLLPLWRQADPRFLWNSYMLEVLIDNKLDPYLLPIMQGSFQNFQTAIVKDILDVTLIARRCTRRTGTRMWRRGADSDGFVANFVETEQIMQLNGYTASFIQVRGSIPLLWDQVVDLTYKPKFEIVTPEEAPRVVERHFLDLRKKYGNVLAVDLVNKHGGEGRLCEKFGDAMQKVASDDIRYLHFDFHKVCGHVHFERLSILYDQSEDFLIKNRYLLLNEKGEKVEGQVGIVRTNCIDCLDRTNVTQSMIARKMLEFQLRRLGIFSAEETIATHPNFDENFKILWADHGDDISIQYSGTPALKGDFVRFGHRTMQGIMKDGWNALMRYYLNNFCDGTKQDAIDLLQGHYIVSVSRSMPPTTQKGGIEAIASFPLALSMIMTGFFFATISLRRVQYNMWNLLFSIMWASMSLGLAAFVRTNGRTFCNRPRLHQPRR, encoded by the exons ATGATGGAGAAGGCTGATCCTGCCCAGAAGCTGTACAATAGAATGCGGCTGTGGGAATTCCCGGATCAATACGTGATCGAGCCTACTGATGGATCTTCAGCCTCCTTTTTGGCAATCAGTTGCTTTGACGGCTCCATGAATCTTATCG ATGAAATACCTCAGTGCAGCTCGCTTCGCGTTCCTCAAATTCGGACCATCTTTGGCGTGATTGGGATGCTCAAGCTAGTGGCTG GGTCATATTTGTTCGTGATCACTGAACGTGAATGTGTTggatcttatttgggttaccctatctttaaaattaattcaatgaAGGTTTTACCTTGTGATAGTTCTCTCAAGAATTCTCCGGAAGAACAG AAAAAGATGGAGAGCGAGTTTTTGCACTTGCTAAAAGTTGCTGAGGGGACTAATGGTCTATATTTTTCCTATGATGTGAATATAACATTGAG TTCTCAGCGGTTGCATGATTTGGGAGACGAATCGAAGTTGCTTCCTCTCTGGAGACAA GCAGATCCTAGATTTCTTTGGAACAGCTATATGTTGGAAGTGCTTATAGATAACAAG CTTGACCCATACTTACTTCCTATTATGCAAGGCA GTTTTCAAAACTTCCAGACTGCCATTGTGAAAGATATCCTTGATGTTACACTGATTGCACGAAGATGCACAAGGAGAACAG GCACCCGCATGTGGAGAAGAGGAGCTGATTCTGATGGTTTTGTTGCAAACTTTGTGGAAACCGAACAAATCATGCAACTGAATGGGTACACTGCATCATTTATTCAG GTCCGAGGGTCAATCCCATTACTTTGGGATCAAGTTGTTGATCTGACATACAAGCCTAAATTTGAAATCGTGACACCTGAGGAAGCA CCTAGAGTAGTTGAGCGACATTTTTTGGATCTAAGAAAGAAATATGGAAATGTTCTAGCAGTTGATCTTGTCAATAAG CATGGAGGTGAGGGACGCTTATGTGAAAAGTTTGGTGATGCAATGCAAAAAGTTGCTAGTGATGATATAAG ATATCTTCACTTCGATTTTCATAAAGTATGCGGCCATGTTCATTTTGAACGCCTTTCCATTCTTTATGATCAAAGTGAGGATTTTCTCATTAAAAACAG GTATCTTTTGTTAAATGAAAAAGGGGAGAAAGTTGAGGGGCAAGTTGGAATTGTGAGGACAAATTGCATTGACTGCTTGGACCGTACAAATGTCACCCAG AGCATGATAGCGCGTAAAATGCTTGAGTTTCAACTTCGCAGACTTGGTATTTTTAGTGCCGAGGAAACTATTGCTACACATCCGAATTTTGATGAAAACTTCAAAATTT TGTGGGCTGACCATGGGGATGACATAAGCATTCAGTACTCTGGTACTCCAGCCTTAAAAGGAGATTTTGTCAG ATTTGGGCATAGGACAATGCAAGGTATTATGAAAGATGGATGGAATGCTCTCATGCGTTACTACTTAAACAACTTCTGTGATGGCACAAAGCAG GACGCAATCGATTTATtacaaggacattatattgtTTCTGTTTCCCGAAGCATGCCCCCTACAACACAGAAAGGTGGCATTGAGGCTATAGCT TCGTTTCCACTAGCTTTGTCAATGATTATGACTGGGTTCTTCTTTGCCACAATTTCACTTAGACGAG TTCAATATAACATGTGGAACTTGTTGTTTTCAATCATGTGGGCAAGCATGAGTTTGGGTTTAGCAGCATTCGTGAGGACCAATGGTCGCACATTCTGTAATCGTCCTCGTCTGCACCAACCTAGGCGTTGA
- the LOC140805942 gene encoding LOW QUALITY PROTEIN: uncharacterized RNA-binding protein C25G10.01 (The sequence of the model RefSeq protein was modified relative to this genomic sequence to represent the inferred CDS: deleted 1 base in 1 codon), translating to MADSPRARYAHSPPWEEKKMKSRSRSRSNSRSRSRSRSWSRPRPKSRSRSGSRDRGRPEAVNKGDTLYVTGLSTRVTERDLEDHFSKEGKVKSVFLVVEPRSRVSRGFAFITMDSVDDATRCIKYLDQSVLEGRYITVERSRRKRGRTPTPGHYLGLKSTRGDGGYRGDRGTYRGGSSRDDYGYQRSSRRSPYRGGRDYSPRRSPYGGGRDYSPRRSPAGRRSKRDRSYSP from the exons ATG GCTGATTCTCCTCGTGCAcg CTATGCCCACTCTCCTCCAtgggaagaaaaaaaaatgaaatcgaGGTCAAGATCAAGGTCTAATTCTCGATCTCGATCTAGGTCTAGATCATGGTCGAGGCCAAGGCCCAAGTCTAGGTCCAGGTCTGGGTCTAGAGATCGTGGCAG GCCTGAAGCTGTTAACAAAGGAGACACACTCTATGTTACA GGACTTTCTACGAGAGTCACTGAGCGAGACCTTGAGGATCATTTCTCAAAAGAAGGAAAG GTGAAATCAGTATTTTTGGTTGTGGAACCGCGTTCCCGTGTTTCACGTGGTTTTGCTTTTATCACAATGGATTCTGTTGATGATGCCACCCGCTGTATCAAATACCTAGATCAATCAGTTCTTGAAGGCCGGTACATAACTGTGGAGAGG TCCCGGAGGAAACGTGGAAGGACTCCCACCCCTGGTCATTACCTTGGACTCAAAAGCACTCGGGGTGATGGTG GTTATCGAGGTGACCGTGGCACATATCGTGGAGGTTCGAGCCGTGATGATTATGGATACCAAAGGTCGTCTAGGCGTTCTCCTTATAGAGGTGGACGTGATTACTCTCCGAGACGTTCTCCATATGGAGGTGGGCGTGATTACTCTCCTCGGCGTTCACCTGCTGGCAGAAGATCAAAGAGGGACAGGTCGTATTCTCCATGA